Proteins from a single region of Chengkuizengella sediminis:
- a CDS encoding RsfA family transcriptional regulator translates to MTAVRQDAWTPDDDLILAEITLRHIREGSTQLSGFEEVGQRIGRTAAACGFRWNSCVRKKYEAAIQIAKGQRQKRNQTKKEVSPSPLSIENHDPLPSKGEMPNLEQAISIESVIRFLRQWKTTYQELTQHIKYLEKELQKKDEILMEVSSENEQIKREVNEVQSDYRTVNDDYKALIQIMDRARKMAFLAADEEDASKPKFKMDANGNLERID, encoded by the coding sequence ATGACAGCAGTAAGACAAGATGCTTGGACTCCGGATGATGATTTGATTTTAGCTGAAATCACATTACGTCACATTCGAGAGGGAAGTACACAGTTATCAGGGTTTGAAGAGGTAGGTCAGAGAATTGGAAGAACTGCAGCAGCTTGTGGATTTAGATGGAATAGTTGTGTCAGGAAAAAATATGAGGCTGCAATACAAATTGCAAAAGGACAAAGACAAAAAAGAAATCAAACTAAAAAAGAAGTTAGTCCATCACCTTTATCGATTGAAAATCATGATCCTTTACCATCAAAAGGAGAGATGCCTAATTTAGAGCAAGCTATTTCAATCGAATCCGTCATTCGTTTTTTGCGTCAATGGAAAACAACTTATCAAGAATTAACACAACACATTAAATATTTAGAAAAAGAATTGCAGAAAAAAGATGAAATACTTATGGAAGTATCATCTGAAAATGAACAAATTAAAAGAGAAGTTAATGAAGTACAGTCGGATTATAGAACAGTAAATGATGATTACAAAGCGCTCATTCAAATTATGGATAGAGCTCGTAAAATGGCGTTTTTAGCTGCTGATGAAGAAGATGCTTCAAAACCAAAGTTTAAAATGGATGCAAATGGAAATCTTGAAAGAATTGATTAA